In the genome of Conger conger chromosome 8, fConCon1.1, whole genome shotgun sequence, one region contains:
- the LOC133135140 gene encoding troponin I, slow skeletal muscle-like gives MPPRDAKPKSKISASRKLSLKILLLSRAMEDLEREKAERDEEKVRYLGEKLPPLQMSGLQLDELQKICKQLHARIDTVDEERYDYEAKVLKNNKDIHELKLKIQDLGGKFKKPALRKVRVSADEMMRALLGSKHKGSMDLRANLKSVKKEDIKQEKVLTTEVGDWRKNVEAMSGMEGRKKMFDAAGGGQ, from the exons ATGCCACCCAGGGATGCCAAG CCAAAGTCAAAGATCTCGGCTTCCCGCAAGCTTTCTCTCAAG ataCTGCTCCTGAGTCGGGCAATGGAAGACCTGGAGCGagagaaggcagagagagacgaAGAGAAAGTGCGCTACCTGGGCGAGAAACTGCCCCCACTGCAAATGTCTGGCCTCCAATTGGATGAGCTACAG AAAATCTGCAAACAGCTTCATGCAAGAATCGATACAGTGGATGAGGAACGGTATGACTATGAAGCAAAGGTTCTCAAGAACAATAAAGAT ATCCacgagctgaagctgaagatcCAGGACCTGGGAGGGAAGTTTAAGAAGCCGGCCCTGAGGAAGGTGCGCGTATCGGCAGACGAGATGATGCGCGCCCTGCTGGGCTCCAAGCACAAGGGCTCCATGGACCTGCGTGCCAACCTCAAGTCCGTCAAGAAGGAGGACATCAAACAGGAGAAG GTGCTCACCACTGAAGTCGGCGACTGGCGAAAGAACGTGGAGGCCATGTCAGGAATGGAGGGCAGGAAGAAGATGTTTGATGCAGCTGGTGGTGGGCAGTGA